A segment of the Sphingomonas kaistensis genome:
GGCTGCTCGGGCAGATCGGCGAGCGCGCGGAACGACAGCCGGCCCTGGCCGAAGTGGCTCGGCACATTGACCTCCATCCGGGTCGGCGACGGCCCTCCGTCATGTACCCAGCGGGTGGTGAAGCCGGTCGCGCGGCGCTCGGCGCGGGTCGAGCGCGGCACCACCAGATGCGGGCGGCGATAGCCCCGGGCGCGCAGGAACCGCGCCAGTTCCTCCCCGACCGCCCGGTGCGAGAAGCCGACCGCGATATCGATCGGGTCCTCGGGCATGCCCCAGGTTTCGACCACCGTGATCCCGGCCGAGCGCAGGCGCTGGCGGGTCTCGGGCTCGGACACGATCCCGGTCAGGATGATCGCGTCGACCCGGCGGGCGAGCGCCATGTTAATCTCGCGCGTCAGGCCGCGATTGTCGGCCCCGGTCAACGCCAGCATCACGCTGTTGCCGTCGCTCGCCAGCTCCTCGATCATCGCTTCGACCGTGTCGTTGAAGATCGATTGCGCGATGTCGGGCACCAGCGCGGCGATGATCCGGCTGCGGCTGGTCGCAAGCGCTCCGGCCGCGAGGTTCTGGACATAGCCGGTCGCCTCGATCGCCTCGCGGATCCGGACCCCGGTCGCCGAAGCCACCACCGCCGGATTGTTGAGGAAGCGCGACACGGTCGCGGCCGACACGCCGGCCATGGCGGCGACATCGTCGAGACGGGGGTTGCGGTTCGCCATGCTTCCGTTCTGGCGCAAAACCGGGCTCGCTGCAAAAGTGCTTGCAAGCGCTTTCATTGAGCGATAGCCATTTGTTATGTCGAATGACTTTGACCCGCTTGTCGCCGAGACGTTCGACAGCCCGCACGTCGATTATGCGCGCCTGCGCGAACAATGCCCGGTCGCACACAGCGAAGCGTGGGGCGGGTTCTGGGCCTTGACCAAGCATGACGATGTCGCCGCCGCAGCGGCCGACTGGCGGACTTTCACCACCTCTAAGCAGAACGTCATTCCCAAGGTCGCCTTTACCGGCCGCCGGCCGCCGCTCCACCTCGATCCGCCCGAGCATACGCCCTACCGCCGTGCGCTCGCGCCGCTGCTGGGCGAGAAGCAAATTTCTCGGCTCGAGCCGGTGATCCGCGACACCAGCCGCCGCCTGCTCGCCACGATGGTGACGCGCGGCGGGGGCGACATCGTGTCCGATTTCTCGGCGCCGATGCCGATCGCCACCTTCGCCCACTGGATGAACCTGACTCCGGACGCGGTCGAGCAGCTGACCGAGGCCGGTCGGCGCTACAACATCGCGGTCCAGTCGAACGACGTGGAAGCGACCAAGGAAACCAGCCTCACCCTGTACGACATGGCGCGCGGGGTGATCGCCGATCGCCGCGCCAATCCCATGCCGCCCGCCGAGGACGCCACCAGCGCCCTGCTCGCCGCGCGGGTCGATGGCGAACCGCTGCCGGACGAGATGATCGTCGGCACCATCCGCCAGGTGCTGGTGGTCGGGATCATCGCACCCAGCGTGATGATCGGATCGATCGCCGTCCACCTCGGCCGCGACCGCGCGCTGCAATCTAAGCTGCGCGCCGACCCCTCGCTGGTGCCCGCCGCGATCGAGGAGTTCCTGCGCCTCTACACGCCCTATCGCGGCTTTGCCCGCACTCCGCTGCACGACGTCACCATCCGCGGCCGGACGATCCCCAAGGACGCGCCGATCGCCCTCCTCTACGCCTCCGCCAACCGCGATGCCGAGGTCTTCCCCGAGCCCGACCGGTTCCGCATCGACCGTCCCAACATCCGCGACTCGATCGCTTTCGGCCGCGGCCCGCACATGTGCGTTGGCGCCCCGCTCGCCCGGCTTGAACTGACGGTCGCGCTGGAGGAAATGCTGGCCGCCGCACCCGGCTTTGCGCTCGACGGCGAGCCGCGCCAGACCCGCTTCCCGGAAATCGGCGCGCTGTCGGTCCCGGTGCGCTTCGAGGATGCGGCATGACCCACGTCCTGCTCGCTGCCGGCGACCTTGCCCCCGATCGTGACGATTACGACGAAAGCTACGTCGCCACCCGCAACGTGCTGAACGCTGCCGACATCACCTTCGGCCAGCTCGAAACCAGCTTCGCTGCCAAGGGCGTGCGCCTGCCCCAGGCCCGCCACGCGGTGCTCGCCCGCCCGGACGGCGCCGCCGCCCTTGCCCGCGGCGGGTTCGACGTCATCTCCATGGCCGGCAACCACGTGCTCGACTGGGGCAATGACGCCTTCTTCGAGACCAGGGAAAACCTCCAGGCCGCCGGACTACAGGTAGTCGGCGCCGGTGCCGACATCGCCGAAGCGCGACGGCCGGTGCGGATCACGCTCGGCGACGGCACCCGCATCGCGATCCTCGCTTATTCCAGCATCCTGCCCCATTCCTACTGGGCCGACGAGCGCCGCCCCGGCTGCGCGCCGATGCGGGCGCACACGCTGTACGAGCAGATCGAGCATGACCAGCCGGGCACTCCGGCGCGGGTCCACAGCTTCCCGCATCGCGAGGATCTTGCCGCGCTGGAGGCAGACATCAGCGCCGCCAAGGCCGACGCCGACCTGGTCTTCGTGTCGCTCCACTGGGGCATCCATTTCGTCCGCGCGGTGATCGCCGATTATCAGCGCGACGTCGCCCGGGCGGCGGTGGCGGCAGGGGCCGACGCGATCCTCGGCGGCCACGCCCACATCCTGAAAGGCTGCGAACTGATCGACGGCGCGCCGGTCTTCTATTCGCTGTGCAACTTCGCGACCGACCTCCGGATGGACCCGGTCCACGCCGCATCCAAAAGCTTCAACGAGATCCGCGTCCTCGCCGAGGAGTGGGAACCCGACTTCGACAGCCTGTACAATTTCCCGGCGGCGTCGCGCCTGTCGATCGTCGCCCGTTTCGAGATCGCAAACGGCAAGATCGTCCGCAGCGGCTTCCTGCCGCTGACCATCGGCACCGACGCCGTCCCCCGGTTCGCCGAACCCGGCAGCGCCGAGCATGACGAGGTCGTCGCCTACATGACCGCCATCACCCGCGAGGCCGGGCTCAACGCCCGCTATCGCAACGGCCAGGACATGGTCGAGCTGGAGCAGGCCGCATGAGCGGTCGTGCCCTGCCGCTGGAAGCCTATGTCTTCCTCTATCTTTGCGCCTACCTGCCCAACGTCATCGTCACCAAGCTGGTCACCAGCCAGGTCCACCCCGGCCTCGGCCGGCCGTTGACCGGGCTGGAAACGCTGCCCGCCTCGCTGATCATCAGCACGGTCATCACCTATCTCTTCATCTGGCTGTCGGGCTGGCACAAGGACGCCCACGGCGTGATGGTCCTGGGCCGGCGTCTCCCGGTGCCGACCAAATACACCCTGTGGTCGGGCTTCGGCACCGCACTGGTGCTGTTCACCGTGCCCCTGTCCTTCACCTTTCAGGGGGTCAGCATCCCCTTCATCCAGCTGCTGATGCGCGGCGACATCCTGGTCATCGCGCCGCTGGTCGATCTCGCCTTCGGCCGCAAGGTGCGGTGGTGGAGCTGGGTCGCGCTGTTCATGGTGCTGGTCGCGCTGATCATCACCATTGGCGACCGCGGCGGCTTCAACCTGCCTCCGCTCGCGATCCTGACGGTGGTGCTCTACACGGTCGGCTACTTCGTCCGCCTCGCGGTGATGACCAAGGTGTCGAAGACCGGCGATCCCGCCTCCGTCCGGCAATATTTCGTCGAGGAAAAGGTGTTCGCCCTGCCGTTGTCGGTGGCGATCCTAGCCGCCATCTCGGCCTCGGGCTTCGGAAGCCAGTCGGGCGCATTGAGCTGGGGGTTCGTCGAGGTCTGGACCGACCCCGTCATCCTCCCATTGCTCGCTATCGGCGTCACCCTGACCATCATCTCGGTGTTCGCGATCATCATCCTGCTCGACCCGCGCGAGAACGCTTATTGCGTGCCGCTGGAGCGCGCCGCGAGCCTGATCGCGGGCATCGGCGGCTCGCTGATCCTCGCCTGGGTGTGGGGGCTTCCGCACCCGCGCCCGGCCGAGCTGGTCGGTGCCGCCATCCTGATTGCTGCCATCGTCCTCTTGTCGCTCGCACCGCGCTTTGCCGAATCCAAGGCACGCGCGGCTCGGGCGGAGGCGAACTGAAACCCGTCCCGGAGCCGGTCGCGATCCGCCGGCGCCGTGACATTCGAGGAGGGAAAAGATGATCGAACAAACCAATGGGGGGCGCTTGCCCCGACTGCTCGGTCACGCCGCGCTCGGCGCGATGGCGATGGCGTTGCTCGCCGTGCCCGCAGCCGCCCAGACCGCCGAACCGGTGGTCACTCCGTCCACGCCGGACGCGCCGCCGACCACCCCGGGGGGTGAGCCGACGACTCCAGCGGCGGATGGTTCGGGTGACACCACCATCACCGTCACCGGAAGCCGCATCCGCGGCATCGCCCCGGTCGGTTCGGCGGTGATCGCGCTCGACGCGCAGAAGATTCAGGACGAACCGGTGATCTCCACCAACGACGTCCTTCGCCGCGTTCCGCAGGTCGTCTCGCTGGGTGCCAACCGCGCCGGAGGAAGCGCCCAGAACGGCGCCGCCAACGCGACCCGCGGCGCCGGAATCAACCTGCGCGGCCTGTCGACCAACGCGACCCTGTTGCTGTACGACGGCCGCCGCTTCCCGCCGCAGGGAACGCAGGGCCAGTTCACCGATCCGTCGGTGATCCCCTCGATCGCGCTGGCCCGGGTCGAGGTCGTCGCCGACGGCTCGTCCGCCATCTACGGCTCGGACGCGGTCGCGGGCGTGGTCAACCTCATCCTTCGCCGCAACTTCTCCGGGCTCGAGGCGCGCGCCCGCTACGGCATGACCGACGGCGATTATCGCGAAAAGCAGATCGCCCTGCTCGGCGGCCAGCGCTGGAATGGCGGCTACGTCACCCTGGCCGGCGAATATTCGCAGAACAACACCCTGTTCGGAAGCGAGCTCGACTTCTTCCAGAACGACAATCGTGCGCGCGGCGGGCGTGACCTGCGCGTCGCCAATTGCGCGCCGGGCACCATCACCAGCGGCGGCGTCGCCTATGCCATCCCGGCCGGCGGGGTGACCGCTGCCAATGCCAGTGCACTGACCCTCGGCACCAACCGCTGCTTCTACGACCCCGCGCTGGCCGTCATCCCCAACCAGAAGCGCTACAGCGTGGTCGGCAATGCAAGCCAGGAACTGGGCGGCGTGCGCTTGTTCGTCGACGGCTTCTGGTCGCGGCGCAACGGCACCCTCCCGCTGCTTGCCAACGTCAACGCCACGGTGCCGAGCACCAACCCCTTCTACGTCGCGCCTCCCGGCTCGACGCCCGGGCTGTGCGCTGGCAGCGTCGGGGTTCCCGCCGGCACCCGCTGCGTGACCGTTGCCACCTCGCTGTTCCCAAGCATCGGCGTCATCACGCGGCCCTATCATTCCAAGAGCTGGAATGGCTCGGCAGGGATCGAGTTCAAACCGTTCGGTGACTTCCGTGCGACGGGCTATTTCGCCCATGGCCGCTCCGAGGAGGTCGACGACCGCCGCCGCAACGGGGTCAATGCCGCGGCGCTTCAGGCGGCTCTCAACAGCACCGATCCGGCGACCGCGTTTAACGTGTTTGGCGGTCCCAACAATCCCGCCACCATCGCCACCATTACCGACAATCTGTTCGTGATTACCGGCCGCACCCGGCTCAGCGTCTTCAACGGCCAGCTCGACGGATCGCTGTTCGAACTTCCGGGCGGCAAGGTCCGGATCGCGGTCGGCGCCGAGCATCGCAATGAATATACCTACACCGAACTGCTCAGCGGGCGGTCGGCCTCCCCGCTGCGGGTCGCCGATGCCGGAAGCCGCGACGTCGATGCGGTGTTCGGCGAATTGTTCGTCCCGATCGTCGGCTCGGGCAACGCCATGACCGGGATCGAGCGGCTCAACCTCAGCCTCGCGCTCCGCCACGAAAATTACAGCGACTTCGGAAGCACCACCAATCCCAAGATCGGGGTCACCTACCAGCCGCTCGGCGGCGTGGTTCTGAAGGCCACCTACGGCACCTCCTTCCGTGCTCCGACCTTCACCGAAGTGTCGACCATCGCGGGCGGTGCGGGCCTTTACTTCGACACCCTGCCGGGGCCCAGTGGTAACCTGCAGGGGATCGGGATCGCCGGCGGCAACCCCGACCTCAAGCCCGAAACCGCCAAGACCTGGTCGGCGGGCGTCGAGCTTGCACCGCGCGCGCTGCGCGGGTTCGTCGCCACGCTCAATTATTTCCACATCGACTATACCGATCAGATCCAGGCCCTGCGCGGGACCCCAGGCCTGCTGACCAACCCGCTCTACAGCCAGTTCGTGCAGTTCAATCCAAGCGCCGCGCAGGTGGCCGCACTGGTCGGCTCCGGCCTGCCGATCAACAGCGCGATCAACCAGAGCCTGGTGACCTTCATCGCCGACGGCCGCCGGCAGAACCTCGGCACCACCAAGCTGCGCGGAATCGACTTCACCGCCACCTACAATTGGAAGCTGGGCGCGGCCGAATTCGATGCCGGGGTGCAGGGCACCTACATCACCGATTATCTGTTCGAAGCGGTGCCCGGATCGGGCCTGGTCGACGTGCGCAACACCATCGGCTTCAACCAGAAGTTCCGCAGCCAGGCCGACATCGGGGCACGGCTGGGCGGGGCGCGGACCCGGCTGACCTGGAACCACCTCAGCGGCTACGACAACACGACCATCACGCCGCGGCAGCGGATCGGCGCGTACAACACGCTCGACCTGCTGGTCGGCTATGACCTCAATGAGCGGATCGGGCTGACCTTCGACGTCCGCAACCTGCTCAACGAAGACCCGCCATTCGTCGATACCACCGGCGGCTACGACCCCCAGGCCTCCAACCCCGTGCCGCGCCTGTACGCGCTGACCGCAAGCGTGAAGTTCTGATGAGCCTGTTGCTGCTCCTCGCGTCGGCAAGTGCCTGCCCGGCGCTGGCCGGCGCGCGGGACGGCAATGTCGTAATCACCTCGGCCGAGCGTGTCGTCCCCGCGCCGGCGTGGAAGGTGGACAACGCCCGAAGCGTTCCGGTCACCGTCCCCTTCTGCCGCGTGCAGGGCCGGATCGAAGGCAATATCGGGTTCGAGGCGTGGCTGCCCGACAGGTGGAACGGGCGAATGCTCGGGGCCGGGGTCGGCGGCGACGCCGGAGTGTTCAACTTCGGCGACATGAGCCGCCGCATCGGCGAGGGCTTCGCCACCGTCACCACCGACAGCGGGCACAAGGTCAGCGAGGCACGGTGGATGGCGAACGCCAAGGCCCGCGTCGACTACGAGCATCGCGCAGTCCACCTGACGGCCGTCGCTGCCAAGAGCCTGATCGCCGGCCTCTACGGCCGCAAGCCCGATCGCAGTTACTTCACCGGCTGCTCGGGCGGCGGTCGACAGGCGCTGAAGGAAATGCAGAACTATCCTGGCGACTACGACGGCGTACTGGCCGGCGCACCGGGGCCCTACATGCCGTTGCAGTCGGTACGGATGATGTACTTTTCATTGCTCCAGAAGCAGCAGCCGAACGCCGCGCTGAGCGACGCCGACTGGAGCCTTTACGAAAGCCGCGCTACCCGGGCGTGCGACGCCGGCGACGGGGTCACCGACGGGATCATCGGTGCGCCGATGAGCTGCCGCTTCCGCCCTGCCGCCCTGCTCTGCACGGCCGGGCAGTCCACCGACTGCCTCACCGCGCCCAAGGTCGCGATGCTGGAAGCGATCGTCTCGCCAATGACGGACGAGGGTGGGAAGGCGATGGACAGCGGCCTGCTGCCCGGCGTCCGCACCCGCCCGGGCCCGCCCTCCCCGCTGCTGCGCGCGATGTGGGCCGACGGAGTCTACAACGATCCCGAGTGGGACGAGAATCGCTTCCGCCGCAGC
Coding sequences within it:
- a CDS encoding LacI family DNA-binding transcriptional regulator, translating into MANRNPRLDDVAAMAGVSAATVSRFLNNPAVVASATGVRIREAIEATGYVQNLAAGALATSRSRIIAALVPDIAQSIFNDTVEAMIEELASDGNSVMLALTGADNRGLTREINMALARRVDAIILTGIVSEPETRQRLRSAGITVVETWGMPEDPIDIAVGFSHRAVGEELARFLRARGYRRPHLVVPRSTRAERRATGFTTRWVHDGGPSPTRMEVNVPSHFGQGRLSFRALADLPEQPDVVVCGSDWIAQGLIVEANAAGVRVPDQLAVVGFGNLRMAGDMRPTITSVDVDGARIAREVLRALRARAAGEPFDTMIDVGFRVIARESA
- a CDS encoding cytochrome P450, with the translated sequence MSNDFDPLVAETFDSPHVDYARLREQCPVAHSEAWGGFWALTKHDDVAAAAADWRTFTTSKQNVIPKVAFTGRRPPLHLDPPEHTPYRRALAPLLGEKQISRLEPVIRDTSRRLLATMVTRGGGDIVSDFSAPMPIATFAHWMNLTPDAVEQLTEAGRRYNIAVQSNDVEATKETSLTLYDMARGVIADRRANPMPPAEDATSALLAARVDGEPLPDEMIVGTIRQVLVVGIIAPSVMIGSIAVHLGRDRALQSKLRADPSLVPAAIEEFLRLYTPYRGFARTPLHDVTIRGRTIPKDAPIALLYASANRDAEVFPEPDRFRIDRPNIRDSIAFGRGPHMCVGAPLARLELTVALEEMLAAAPGFALDGEPRQTRFPEIGALSVPVRFEDAA
- a CDS encoding CapA family protein, whose amino-acid sequence is MTHVLLAAGDLAPDRDDYDESYVATRNVLNAADITFGQLETSFAAKGVRLPQARHAVLARPDGAAALARGGFDVISMAGNHVLDWGNDAFFETRENLQAAGLQVVGAGADIAEARRPVRITLGDGTRIAILAYSSILPHSYWADERRPGCAPMRAHTLYEQIEHDQPGTPARVHSFPHREDLAALEADISAAKADADLVFVSLHWGIHFVRAVIADYQRDVARAAVAAGADAILGGHAHILKGCELIDGAPVFYSLCNFATDLRMDPVHAASKSFNEIRVLAEEWEPDFDSLYNFPAASRLSIVARFEIANGKIVRSGFLPLTIGTDAVPRFAEPGSAEHDEVVAYMTAITREAGLNARYRNGQDMVELEQAA
- a CDS encoding TonB-dependent receptor domain-containing protein: MIEQTNGGRLPRLLGHAALGAMAMALLAVPAAAQTAEPVVTPSTPDAPPTTPGGEPTTPAADGSGDTTITVTGSRIRGIAPVGSAVIALDAQKIQDEPVISTNDVLRRVPQVVSLGANRAGGSAQNGAANATRGAGINLRGLSTNATLLLYDGRRFPPQGTQGQFTDPSVIPSIALARVEVVADGSSAIYGSDAVAGVVNLILRRNFSGLEARARYGMTDGDYREKQIALLGGQRWNGGYVTLAGEYSQNNTLFGSELDFFQNDNRARGGRDLRVANCAPGTITSGGVAYAIPAGGVTAANASALTLGTNRCFYDPALAVIPNQKRYSVVGNASQELGGVRLFVDGFWSRRNGTLPLLANVNATVPSTNPFYVAPPGSTPGLCAGSVGVPAGTRCVTVATSLFPSIGVITRPYHSKSWNGSAGIEFKPFGDFRATGYFAHGRSEEVDDRRRNGVNAAALQAALNSTDPATAFNVFGGPNNPATIATITDNLFVITGRTRLSVFNGQLDGSLFELPGGKVRIAVGAEHRNEYTYTELLSGRSASPLRVADAGSRDVDAVFGELFVPIVGSGNAMTGIERLNLSLALRHENYSDFGSTTNPKIGVTYQPLGGVVLKATYGTSFRAPTFTEVSTIAGGAGLYFDTLPGPSGNLQGIGIAGGNPDLKPETAKTWSAGVELAPRALRGFVATLNYFHIDYTDQIQALRGTPGLLTNPLYSQFVQFNPSAAQVAALVGSGLPINSAINQSLVTFIADGRRQNLGTTKLRGIDFTATYNWKLGAAEFDAGVQGTYITDYLFEAVPGSGLVDVRNTIGFNQKFRSQADIGARLGGARTRLTWNHLSGYDNTTITPRQRIGAYNTLDLLVGYDLNERIGLTFDVRNLLNEDPPFVDTTGGYDPQASNPVPRLYALTASVKF
- a CDS encoding tannase/feruloyl esterase family alpha/beta hydrolase, producing MSLLLLLASASACPALAGARDGNVVITSAERVVPAPAWKVDNARSVPVTVPFCRVQGRIEGNIGFEAWLPDRWNGRMLGAGVGGDAGVFNFGDMSRRIGEGFATVTTDSGHKVSEARWMANAKARVDYEHRAVHLTAVAAKSLIAGLYGRKPDRSYFTGCSGGGRQALKEMQNYPGDYDGVLAGAPGPYMPLQSVRMMYFSLLQKQQPNAALSDADWSLYESRATRACDAGDGVTDGIIGAPMSCRFRPAALLCTAGQSTDCLTAPKVAMLEAIVSPMTDEGGKAMDSGLLPGVRTRPGPPSPLLRAMWADGVYNDPEWDENRFRRSADLAAANRIMPELRTDKVDIAPFLKKGGKAIVYQGWADPSTNAGPTIDYVAAAARKQGGMTRLSQGLRLFMVPGMYHCARGPGADQFGGSGQQPWPGDPQRDALWALIEWVEKGRAPDTLVATKLEGTSARFTRTLCPYPLAARYRGKGDTNAAASYSCAPDPALTRSLSRPTLVGS